GCTCACGGCGCCGCGCAGGTTCGGCGAGGGTGGGGCGTCGCGTTGTCGCAGGCCGGTTATCGCAAATTTGTGAGGGGCCCGGCACCGTATGGGCACATGCGGTGCTCTACAATGAAATCATGCTCTTTCGATGGAGGGTACCGTGATCGAGCACTTGATATTGGGCGCCTTTCTGGTCATCCCGCTACTCATCGTCGCGTTTCTTTTCTCTGATGAATTGTGGCAGGAGCATCGGCATTTGCACGATTTGCGGGCCGTGCCGGCGAAACCGCGCCGTATCGACTGGCGGCATCCGCTGCGTAGCGCACGGCATCGGCTGTGAGCCGGTGGTCTGCGGCATGGATCGTCGTGCTGCAAGCGTCGCCGTGAGGCGAGGGCAGTTCTCGAACTCATCGCGCAATCGGGATAGGGGCAGGCCTCGCGGCCCGACCCCTCCCACACCACCGTGCGTACGGGTCCGTACACGGCGGTTCGGATCGGTTAATCGACTATGGCCTTAGTGATGGAAGCCCCAGCGAGCGAAGGTAACGGTTTGACAAGGCGATGCCCAGCGCGGGACTGCAACTCAGCCGCCACGCATCGTGTGGCGAACCGACCGTCTGGGCAGCAAGGTTTCGGCTGACGCCGCGTACTGTCAGCTCCCGGAATCTTGTGCGGCCCCGTTTCCACTGCTTCCAGAAGAAGCAGCGGATGCGGCGGCGTATCCATTCATCCAGGCGTTGCAGAACGCTGGGCGTTTCGCAGAAACCGAAGTAGCCCCGCCACCCTGCCAGATAACGTTTCAGCGCGCCGATCATCTGGTCGACGCTGACCCCGCGCGTGCGTTGAGTCAGTTCCCGGACCCGATCCTTGAAGCGAGCCAGTGCCTTGGGCGCAATGCGCCGTTTGATCTGCTCCCGCCCCGAGAAGGTGAAGCCCAGAAACGTCCGCGTGTGTGGCCGTGCGACGGCGCTCTTCGCTTCATTGACCTTCAGCTTCAGCTTGCCGGTGAGGAAGGCTTTCAGCCCCGCCATCACCCGCTGGCCCGCGCGTTCGCTGCGTACATAGACGTTACAATCGTCGGCGTACCTCACGAAACGCAGCCCGCGTCGCTCAAGCTCCCGGTCAAGCTCGTCGAGCATCAGATTGGATAACAACGGCGACAGGGGACCACCCTGGGGGGTGCCCTCGTCCGTCGCACCAACCAGCCCGTGCTCCATCACGCCCGCCGTCAGGAAGGAGCGAATCAGCTTCAGAACGCGTCTGTCACTAACCCGTTTTGCCACCCGACTCATCAAGATGTCGTGGCTCACGCGATCGAAGAATTTCTCCAGATCCAAATCTACAACCCATCGATACCCCGACTGGATGTAGCTTTGCGCCTGCGCCACTGCCTGATGCGCCGAGCGTCCCGGACGGAAACCGTAGCTGGAGTCCGAGAACGTCGGGTCCCACTGCCTTTGCAACACCTGCAAGACCGCCTGCTGGACGAATCGGTCAGGCGCAGAAGGGATGCCGAGCTTGCGCACGCCACCGCCATCCGGCTTGGGTATCTCGACCCGTCTCACAGGTTGAGGCTGGTATGTGCCGTTCAGCAGCGTGGCCCGTATCGACGGCCAATGCTCCCGCAGGTACGCCGGTAATGCCTGAACGGTCATCCCGTCCACGCCCGGTGCGCCCTTGTTAGCTTTCACACGCTTCAACGCCTGCTTCAGGTTCCCCCTTTCGCAGACTTCTTCCATCAGTCGGTCATATGCCGACGGGCTTTCAGACTCGGGGTTCGCCGCCATAGGTTCAGCCCCTCGATCAGCAGCCATCGGAGCTTCACCCCTGCCTCCGCTGTCGAGGACGCGATGCGTTTTCTGCTGCGCTCCCATGTCGAGTTCTCCGGCTTACTCGCCGCTCCTTTCCGTTCGGGCCTTCAGGCGTCGCCGCCCTGTTGGGTCGGAGGAGGCGCGCTGACGCGCTGGCCTCCGTCCGCCGCTCAAACTGCACGTGCCGTTTTCCGGCATGCAGCTTTCACGAAGATGCAGCATGCTGGGACGCAATTGAAGGTATCAGTTGCACAAGGTTGACCAACCCGAACTCGCCATAGAGCCGCGCCTCGGGCAAGACCTTCCAGCCCATATTGCGCCAGCGCTTGAATCGATGCGACCAGATACGCCGCACGATCCATCGGTTGAGCCGGTTGAAGATTCGCCGGACGTGGGAGCGCTTGTAGTAGTGCCCCCAGCCCCGCAGGATGGGATTGAGCCGTCCAATCAGCTCCCGCGTTCGAAGCGGCACACATCTCTTTGTAAGACGACGCACCTGATCCATGAAACGCTGGACCGATTTCTCCCGGGGGTACGCGTACAGCGCACCCGATCGGGCGCCACTGCGGATTTTGGCCGTGGGCAGCGATAACTGCCGCCCACGCTTGATCTTGTAGCCGAGAAACTCGAATCCAAACCGGACATGCACGATCCGCGTCTTCTGCGGATGGAGTTGCACACCCAGTGCGCTCAGAATCTTCGTCGCCGCCGCGATGGCTGCGCGCGCTTCTGCCTGGGATGAACAGGTGATCACCCAGTCATCCGCGTAACGGGTAAGCTGGTAGCCCTTAAGCCGCATCTCCCGATCAAACGGCGTCAGGAGGATATTGCTGAGCAGCGGTGAAGCTACCCCACCTTGCGGCGTTCCACGCTCGCTCGGAAAGAGACGACCCTTGCCGAAACTACCGGCTTTAAGCATCGCCTTGATCAGGCTTAGTACCCGACCGTCAGCGATGCGCTGGGCAATGAGCGACAGAAGTTTGTCATGGTCAACTGATCCAAAGAAGTCCTTCAGATCAGCATCAACAATCCATTCCCTGCCGCCCTCGATCTCCCTCCAGATCTTGCGCAAAGCGTCGTGTGTCGATCGCCCTCGCCGATACCCGAAGTTGGCCTCGTCGAATACCGGCTCGAAGATCGGCTCCAGACGGTTGAGCAGCGCCTGCTGACATACGCGATCGTAAATCGACGGTATGCCGAGATTGCGGAACTCCCCCGGTTTGCCGACTTTCGGGATCGAGACCCGCCGGACCGGTTGCGGCTGATAGGTCCGCGCACGCAGTTCTGTCTGCAGACGGTCCAGATGCTGGTCCGCCTGTTCGGCAAAGTCTGCCACGCTGATTCCATCGACACCGCCACTACCCCGGTTGGCCCGGACTCGCTCCCAGGCGACTTCCAGATTCTTCCGTTGATAAACCTTGTCAATTAATGAGTGGACCTTCCTTGCTTCCATCGGGTTGATCCAGTCAGACAGTCTCCTCGGGCGCGGATGTACGGGTATTTCGCTCATGGAACTGATCCTCCTCCGTGTCCTTACTCACTGCCGTCCGGGTTCTTCCCAATCATCTTCGCCGGCTGCCTTCCCCGACCCACTTCTGTCGCCGATCGCTCGGTCACGTGGTTTTAGCCACGCTTCAGGTACTACTCAGCCGTCCGACTACTGACACAGCACCGCTCGCCACTTCGCTCCTCGCTTATAGGCTCACTTCCCGCGGTGCCACCCGCGGACTGTGCCAGTTCTCCTGGGGTCACACGCTGTTCTTCCGTACCGTGCCGTCCGCAAACACCTTGGTGCGGTGGGTGAATGAGAACGCCTTCGCCTCCATAGTGCAGGCTCGACCTTACCCCACCTTTGGCCGACCGGTTCGTCATCGGGGCAGCCCCCATCGACTACGGCCCGGTACTTCTCCTCATGCCCTTCGGATTCCGCCTCGCGGCGGACACCCTGCCCTCCGGAGTACTGCGAGATGATGGCTTCAGGTCCGCCTTGTCCGTTTCCGGCTTTCGCCTTCGTGCCCGGTTAGACGTCTCCATACCTTCCCACCTCTCTCCGGCCAGCGAGGCATTACCCCCGCTTTCGGATATGGCGCCCCTCATCCGAGCGCCAGAGGGACTTCAACCCTCCGGAACAACGCGCTGCCCAGCGCACAATATGCCCTCTGCTGACTCCTGCACGGTGGTCAACGGCCCTTGCGAGCCGCTCAGTCCTCATTTCAGGACGCCGTGCAGGCCTCCCGAGGTAAGCGCAACCGCCTTCCCCACACACCTGCCAGATCTACCACCCCAGCCCTTGATGGCTATGGACTTCGCAATCAATTGCTTGCTCGTCCGGCCAGGTAGGCCTCGCATCTGGTTTCTGTTCGTCAGGTCATGGCTTTGCTACACGCTTCCTTCAGACCCCGCCTCACGACGACGCCCTTGCGTTTCGCTAGTCCTTCACCACCATCAGGTTGGACAGGGGACTCACACCCCCAAGCTGTTGCGCATGCTCGGCGCACAATAAAAAAGCCTGCCGTTTCGGGCAGGCTAAAAAGAGATCCACACTCAATGCCTTGTGGGTACAAGGCAGACGCCAGTCTAGCCGCACAGCGAGTTCGGCTGGTTTCACCGGCTATTACACATATTACGGGGCATGACCAGCTGCGTCGCGCTCGCTGTCAGTGGGCGCGCGCCAATGGTCGCGAATGCGCACGGCCAGCGCTTCGAGGGTGGCCGCATCGGCGACTTCACGCGCATGCATGCGCAGTGGTTGTCCTTCCCAGCGCGGGATCACATGAAAATGCACGTGCGGCACCGTTTGTCCCGCCGCCGCGCCGTTGAATTGTCCGATGAACACACCGTCGGGGCGCAAGGCCGCGCGAACGGCGATGGCGAGCTTCTGCGTCATGCGCATGCACGCGACCGTCGAGGCATCCGACAATTCGAAAATTTCGACCGCCGCTTCCTTCGGCACGACCAGCACGTGACCGTCGGCTTGCGGCATCAGGTCCATGAAGGCCAGCGCCGCGTCGCTTTCCGCCACTTTGATGCAGGGTAGTTCGCCGCGCAGAATCTTCGCGAAGGGATTGCTGTCGTCGTAGCTCATCACGCGTCCTCTCGTTTGCCGTACGTATCAGGTTCAAGTTCAGGTTCAGGTTCAGGTTCAGGTTCGAACTGCTCTCGGCGATATTGTCCACCACCTCTGTTACAGCGCGCAGTTTCTGAACTGGATTGCCGGCAATCAGCCGCTCACTGCTACCTGATTCTTCCCATCGCGTTTCGCTCGATACAGTCCGACGTCGGCAGCTTCGATCAACGTTGTCACCGGTTCCGCGGCGGACGGCACGATCATTGCCGCGCCGATGCTGATCGTCACGACGCCGCTCGTCGAACCCGCATGCGGAATGGCAAGCCCTTCGATTGCAAGGCGGATCTTTTCGGCGAGCAAACGCAATCCGCCCGACGACGCACCCGGCAACACGACCGCAAACTCTTCACCGCCAAACCGTGCCGCGAGGTCGGGCGAGCGGCCGAGGCACGACTCAATGGTGTGCGCGACGCGCTTGAGGACTTCGTCGCCGGCGACGTGCCCATAGGTGTCGTTGTAGGCCTTGAAGTTATCCACGTCGATCATCAGAAAGCCGAGGCCGGTCTTGTCGCGCGTGCCGCGACGCCATTCGGCGGCCAGGTACTGGTCGAGGTAACGGCGATTCGACAACCCCGTCAAACCGTCCGAATGCGTGAGCCGTTGCAGTTCCAGATTGGTCGCGAGCAACTGCTGTTGCGACTGACGCAGGGCCTGATAGGCCTCGTCGCGCTGTAGCAGGTTCAGATACGAGCGCGAGTGATAGCGAATCCGTGCGATCAGCTCGATGCGATCCGGCAGCTTCACGAGGTAGTCGTTGGCGCCCGCAGCGAAGGCGGCGCTTTTCACAAGCGGCTCTTCTTTGGTCGACAACACGATGATCGGAATGTCGCGCGTCGCCGGATTTTGCCGGTATTGGCGCACGAGGGTGAGGCCGTCGGTGCCCGGCATGACGAGGTCTTGCAGGATCACCGTCGCGCGGGTTTCCTGCGCGCAGCGCACCGCCTCTTCGGGCGAGGCGCAGTAGTGAAAATCGACGCTCCCTTCGTCGGCCAGCGCCTGGCGGATCGCCTCGGCGATGATCGCCTGATCGTCGACCAGCAGCACCATGATCGGGCACTCGGCCGCGGGCGGATTGCCGAGGATGCGCGCCAACGCGTCGTCGATGGCGCTGTTGGGCGCGTCCTCCGCGTACGCCTGCGCGTTCGCGTCGTGTTCTGCGAGGTCCGGCGCGGTGGCGTTCTGAAGCGGTTTGGAAGTGTCCATGTTGGTCAGCCAGAATGAATGTCTATGAGTCGTAACGGGCCAATGTGCGGCTAGTGTGCGCCTGCCTGGCCTTAGCCCGCAGCGACTGCGGTGACGAGCGCCGCGGCAATGCGGGGTAGAGGCAGGATCGCGGCGGCGGCGTCAAGCGCCGCGGCCGCCTTCGGCATGCCGTATACAGCGCAGGTCGCCTCGTCCTGCGCAATCGTGTGAAAACCCTTGGTGCGCATCGCCTTGAGGCCGATCGCGCCGTCGCGGCCCATGCCGGTCAGCAGCACGCCGATCGCCCGAGCCGGCCAGCGCGCCACGACGCTATGAAAAAACACGTCGACGGAAGGCCGGTAGGGTGTTTCCGCTGGCACGTCCGTATAGCCGAGCACGTTGGGCAATTTCAGGTGCAGATGATCGTCGGTGGCGGCGAGCAGGACGACGCCCGCTTGCGGCCGGTCGCCTTCGCTCGCGATCCGCACCGGCAGCGCTGACTGCTGGTTCAGCCAGTCGGCCATGCCGGCGGCGAACGCCGCATCGACGTGCTGGACGATGACGATGGCCGCCGGGAAATCCTTCGGCAAGCCGGCGAGCAGCGTGGCAAGCGCCGCCGGGCCGCCCGCCGAAGCGCCGATCGCCACCAGCGGCGTGTCGCGATTCGTCACGCTTGCCGGTCCCGCCGCAGCCGCGGCGCCAGGCCCATTGCGTTCCGCAACCAGCGCGGCAATGCGGTCGATCTTGGCGATCAGGGTGGCGATGCTCTTGTGCGCGTCCGGACCGCTCAGCGAGGGCGTATCCACCGCGTCGAGCGCGCCCGCGCCCATGGCTTCGTAGACGCGCCACGCGTTCGCGCCCACGTCGACGGTCACGATCAGGACCGCGCACGGCGCCTTCGCCATGATGCGGCGCGTCGCTTCGATGCCATCGACGTTCGGCATCACCAGGTCCATCAGCACGATGTCGGGGCGGTGAGCGGTGCAGAAATCGACCGCCTGCTGGCCGTCTTGCGCGACCCACAGCAGCTCGTAGTCGTGACGCGCGGCAAGCGCGCGACGCAGTGCTTCGACAGCGAGGGGCAGGTCATTGACGATTCCGATTTTCATCCGTTTTACCTGTGGGTTTAACCGTAAGCTTCGCCGATCAGATCGCGCACTGCATCGAGCAACGCTTCGTCATGGAAACTGCCTTTCGCCAGATAGTAGTCCGCGCCCGCGTTCAGGCCGGCGCGGCG
The sequence above is drawn from the Paraburkholderia sp. BL23I1N1 genome and encodes:
- the ltrA gene encoding group II intron reverse transcriptase/maturase; this translates as MSEIPVHPRPRRLSDWINPMEARKVHSLIDKVYQRKNLEVAWERVRANRGSGGVDGISVADFAEQADQHLDRLQTELRARTYQPQPVRRVSIPKVGKPGEFRNLGIPSIYDRVCQQALLNRLEPIFEPVFDEANFGYRRGRSTHDALRKIWREIEGGREWIVDADLKDFFGSVDHDKLLSLIAQRIADGRVLSLIKAMLKAGSFGKGRLFPSERGTPQGGVASPLLSNILLTPFDREMRLKGYQLTRYADDWVITCSSQAEARAAIAAATKILSALGVQLHPQKTRIVHVRFGFEFLGYKIKRGRQLSLPTAKIRSGARSGALYAYPREKSVQRFMDQVRRLTKRCVPLRTRELIGRLNPILRGWGHYYKRSHVRRIFNRLNRWIVRRIWSHRFKRWRNMGWKVLPEARLYGEFGLVNLVQLIPSIASQHAASS
- a CDS encoding diguanylate cyclase — protein: MDTSKPLQNATAPDLAEHDANAQAYAEDAPNSAIDDALARILGNPPAAECPIMVLLVDDQAIIAEAIRQALADEGSVDFHYCASPEEAVRCAQETRATVILQDLVMPGTDGLTLVRQYRQNPATRDIPIIVLSTKEEPLVKSAAFAAGANDYLVKLPDRIELIARIRYHSRSYLNLLQRDEAYQALRQSQQQLLATNLELQRLTHSDGLTGLSNRRYLDQYLAAEWRRGTRDKTGLGFLMIDVDNFKAYNDTYGHVAGDEVLKRVAHTIESCLGRSPDLAARFGGEEFAVVLPGASSGGLRLLAEKIRLAIEGLAIPHAGSTSGVVTISIGAAMIVPSAAEPVTTLIEAADVGLYRAKRDGKNQVAVSG
- a CDS encoding chemotaxis response regulator protein-glutamate methylesterase, which gives rise to MKIGIVNDLPLAVEALRRALAARHDYELLWVAQDGQQAVDFCTAHRPDIVLMDLVMPNVDGIEATRRIMAKAPCAVLIVTVDVGANAWRVYEAMGAGALDAVDTPSLSGPDAHKSIATLIAKIDRIAALVAERNGPGAAAAAGPASVTNRDTPLVAIGASAGGPAALATLLAGLPKDFPAAIVIVQHVDAAFAAGMADWLNQQSALPVRIASEGDRPQAGVVLLAATDDHLHLKLPNVLGYTDVPAETPYRPSVDVFFHSVVARWPARAIGVLLTGMGRDGAIGLKAMRTKGFHTIAQDEATCAVYGMPKAAAALDAAAAILPLPRIAAALVTAVAAG
- a CDS encoding HIT family protein, which codes for MSYDDSNPFAKILRGELPCIKVAESDAALAFMDLMPQADGHVLVVPKEAAVEIFELSDASTVACMRMTQKLAIAVRAALRPDGVFIGQFNGAAAGQTVPHVHFHVIPRWEGQPLRMHAREVADAATLEALAVRIRDHWRAPTDSERDAAGHAP
- the ltrA gene encoding group II intron reverse transcriptase/maturase, giving the protein MGAQQKTHRVLDSGGRGEAPMAADRGAEPMAANPESESPSAYDRLMEEVCERGNLKQALKRVKANKGAPGVDGMTVQALPAYLREHWPSIRATLLNGTYQPQPVRRVEIPKPDGGGVRKLGIPSAPDRFVQQAVLQVLQRQWDPTFSDSSYGFRPGRSAHQAVAQAQSYIQSGYRWVVDLDLEKFFDRVSHDILMSRVAKRVSDRRVLKLIRSFLTAGVMEHGLVGATDEGTPQGGPLSPLLSNLMLDELDRELERRGLRFVRYADDCNVYVRSERAGQRVMAGLKAFLTGKLKLKVNEAKSAVARPHTRTFLGFTFSGREQIKRRIAPKALARFKDRVRELTQRTRGVSVDQMIGALKRYLAGWRGYFGFCETPSVLQRLDEWIRRRIRCFFWKQWKRGRTRFRELTVRGVSRNLAAQTVGSPHDAWRLSCSPALGIALSNRYLRSLGLPSLRP